A stretch of the uncultured Desulfobacter sp. genome encodes the following:
- the rlmB gene encoding 23S rRNA (guanosine(2251)-2'-O)-methyltransferase RlmB, with protein MAGKSGPQGRRGKFRGQGRKKENKNSGDKEVLYGYHSVFEALKAGRRKFESIMLHENRSDKRAQAVADLAGKKQVAVKTVPGEELDRLADFARHQGIAARVSDFPVQPITSMLKQIETRTDPVFILILESIEDPQNTGALIRTALCAGVDYIVMPKDRSALPSAGVSRSSAGAMEHAPIFLATNLSALIRDLKKCGAWVSGLDAGGDKGLFEADLTGNLVLVVGGEHTGLRPGVRKACDFILSIPMQTHITSLNASVAGGIAMFEARRQRLGPNAG; from the coding sequence ATGGCCGGCAAATCCGGGCCCCAGGGGCGGAGGGGCAAATTTAGGGGGCAGGGGCGAAAAAAAGAGAATAAAAATTCCGGGGATAAAGAGGTCCTCTACGGATATCACTCGGTATTTGAGGCATTGAAAGCCGGCCGGCGTAAATTTGAATCCATCATGTTGCATGAGAACCGGTCTGATAAACGTGCTCAGGCTGTGGCGGATTTGGCCGGAAAAAAACAGGTGGCTGTGAAAACCGTTCCTGGTGAGGAATTGGATCGGCTGGCCGACTTTGCCCGCCATCAGGGTATTGCCGCCCGGGTGTCAGACTTTCCGGTACAACCCATCACTTCGATGCTCAAGCAGATTGAAACCCGGACCGATCCGGTGTTTATTCTGATCCTTGAAAGCATTGAAGATCCCCAGAATACCGGTGCGCTGATCCGCACCGCCCTGTGTGCCGGTGTGGATTATATCGTGATGCCAAAAGACCGTTCTGCTTTGCCGTCCGCCGGGGTCTCCCGCAGTTCAGCCGGTGCCATGGAGCATGCCCCCATTTTTTTAGCCACCAATCTCTCGGCTTTGATCCGCGACCTTAAAAAATGTGGCGCCTGGGTGTCCGGTTTGGATGCCGGGGGTGATAAAGGCCTTTTTGAGGCAGACCTTACTGGTAATCTGGTTCTGGTGGTGGGGGGCGAACATACCGGGCTGCGTCCCGGGGTAAGAAAAGCCTGTGATTTTATTTTATCCATTCCAATGCAAACCCATATTACATCTCTGAATGCATCTGTGGCAGGCGGTATTGCCATGTTTGAGGCACGTCGTCAACGCCTGGGCCCCAACGCCGGATGA
- a CDS encoding HU family DNA-binding protein: MNKLELISTLKDRANLTKSEAADVIRIFFDSLSDAFVKGERVEIRGLCSFHIKEYKSYVGRNPKTGQKVDIPPKRLPFFKCGKELKERVDY; this comes from the coding sequence ATGAATAAACTTGAATTGATCTCCACATTGAAAGACCGGGCTAATCTGACCAAATCAGAAGCAGCCGATGTAATAAGAATATTTTTTGACTCCCTGTCAGACGCCTTTGTCAAAGGCGAACGCGTAGAAATAAGAGGGCTTTGCAGCTTTCATATCAAAGAGTACAAAAGCTATGTGGGAAGAAACCCAAAAACCGGACAAAAAGTAGACATCCCCCCCAAGCGCCTGCCGTTTTTCAAATGCGGTAAAGAACTTAAAGAGCGGGTTGATTATTAG
- the holB gene encoding DNA polymerase III subunit delta': MPPAPSETNQGPLPSSLPLSELTYIVQAERIPNALLFYGPRGTGKRQAALFFAQACNCRSDNDRPCNICASCKKISASMHPDIIFIGPAEKKKIITISQIREMGGIIASRANEAIFRMVCILHADQMNPQAQNALLKMLEEPPERTFFILAVEQTAPLLPTILSRCRRIDFQALSPHEIKKILCTQYGLNPETAHIISGTAGSDLEQALRLSGLHKGDTPDWEKLRPWLIKEVCRFLNAPTDQSAFKSLDLSRLLSGRPEYIHDAMAVLRTVFRDFCILKYMPDKIVNLDFLSAFKDISIMHSYARMLKWMTLFHETEKRLESNSGTRLTLDRFFLSLSLY; this comes from the coding sequence ATGCCTCCTGCACCTTCCGAAACGAATCAGGGACCCCTTCCCTCGTCCCTGCCATTATCTGAATTAACTTATATTGTTCAGGCCGAACGGATCCCCAATGCCCTCCTTTTTTATGGGCCCAGGGGAACCGGCAAAAGACAGGCTGCGCTTTTTTTTGCGCAGGCCTGCAATTGCCGCTCAGACAACGATCGGCCTTGCAATATATGCGCTTCATGCAAAAAAATATCTGCAAGCATGCACCCGGACATAATTTTTATTGGTCCGGCAGAAAAGAAAAAAATAATCACCATTTCCCAAATTAGGGAAATGGGCGGTATCATCGCATCCCGCGCCAATGAAGCTATATTCAGGATGGTTTGCATCCTGCATGCAGACCAGATGAACCCCCAGGCCCAAAATGCCCTTCTCAAAATGCTTGAAGAGCCGCCGGAGCGTACATTTTTCATTCTCGCCGTAGAGCAGACTGCCCCCCTTTTACCGACCATCTTATCCAGGTGCAGGCGCATTGACTTCCAGGCACTTTCACCGCATGAAATCAAAAAAATTTTATGCACACAATACGGGCTTAATCCCGAAACCGCCCACATTATAAGTGGGACGGCTGGAAGCGACCTGGAACAGGCCCTACGCCTTTCAGGACTGCATAAAGGGGACACGCCTGATTGGGAAAAACTGCGGCCATGGTTAATCAAAGAGGTCTGCCGATTTTTAAACGCACCAACTGATCAAAGCGCCTTTAAAAGCCTTGACTTATCCAGGTTATTGTCAGGGCGTCCGGAATATATTCATGATGCCATGGCGGTACTTCGGACGGTATTCAGGGACTTTTGCATATTAAAATACATGCCGGATAAAATAGTTAACCTTGATTTTTTAAGTGCATTTAAAGATATTAGTATAATGCATTCATACGCTCGGATGTTAAAGTGGATGACACTTTTTCATGAGACGGAAAAAAGACTGGAATCCAACAGCGGCACAAGACTGACCCTTGACCGTTTTTTCCTTTCCTTATCCTTATATTAA
- a CDS encoding penicillin-binding transpeptidase domain-containing protein, producing MDSIKTEQSWRDFQASYKQQKKKRSMADRIRKIAVFLCLAGTVCALIWVGAYVVYKVGLRLFSPKPDKVASEPAPPDHLGRSKVKALVQNIDILNAKTDLFFADGPSWTYTIHTQLDKRLQDKLVRTLNYLKTLDRGKPKLIAMIAMDGNTGFIKAMAGFNSDKPDTNPCTSAIYPAASLFKIVTASAAVETLNYTAATPLYFNGGKYTLYKRQLTNQKTKYTSQVTLEMAFAESINPVFGKLGKLSLGKSVLTDFAEKFGFNQNPDTDFEFPAPSFSTTGSDYHLAELGCGFNRDTLISPVFAMTMVSAVVNKGQSLVPRLVDRISDSEQNEIYKSAKEIYKRPISAKTAATMTKLMKKTVSRGTARKSFRGYSRDKVLSNLLIGGKTGSLSNREHTIKYDWFTGFGQQKTTKETLIVATIVGHGKYIGTRACTHAKNMLKTYFSAPKNQKSSLTATSAVPE from the coding sequence TTGGATTCTATTAAAACAGAACAGTCCTGGCGAGACTTTCAGGCAAGCTATAAGCAGCAAAAAAAGAAACGGTCCATGGCCGACCGCATACGCAAAATTGCAGTTTTTCTCTGCCTTGCCGGGACTGTATGTGCATTAATCTGGGTTGGGGCGTACGTTGTATACAAGGTCGGTCTACGACTGTTTTCCCCAAAACCGGATAAGGTTGCAAGTGAACCTGCCCCGCCCGACCACCTTGGACGATCTAAAGTCAAAGCCCTGGTCCAAAATATTGATATTCTCAATGCAAAAACAGATCTGTTCTTTGCAGACGGTCCGTCTTGGACATATACCATCCATACCCAACTGGACAAACGCCTCCAGGATAAATTAGTCAGGACGCTGAATTACCTGAAGACCCTGGATAGGGGAAAACCCAAACTTATCGCCATGATAGCCATGGACGGAAACACCGGGTTTATAAAAGCCATGGCTGGATTTAATTCGGACAAGCCAGACACCAACCCCTGTACATCAGCCATATACCCTGCTGCCAGTCTTTTTAAAATTGTGACAGCATCTGCTGCCGTAGAAACATTAAACTACACAGCTGCCACACCTCTTTACTTCAACGGCGGCAAATACACCCTGTACAAACGACAATTGACAAACCAAAAAACAAAATATACCAGTCAGGTTACGCTGGAAATGGCCTTTGCCGAATCCATAAACCCAGTATTTGGCAAACTTGGAAAGCTCTCCCTGGGCAAATCGGTGCTTACCGATTTTGCCGAAAAATTTGGGTTCAACCAAAATCCGGATACGGATTTTGAATTTCCGGCGCCCTCCTTTTCAACAACCGGCAGCGATTACCATTTAGCAGAACTTGGATGCGGCTTTAATCGAGACACATTGATTTCACCTGTATTTGCAATGACAATGGTCTCAGCTGTGGTAAACAAAGGCCAAAGCCTTGTACCCCGTCTTGTGGACCGGATATCGGATTCAGAGCAAAACGAAATTTACAAAAGCGCCAAAGAGATATATAAAAGACCGATCAGTGCCAAAACAGCCGCCACCATGACAAAACTCATGAAAAAGACTGTATCAAGGGGCACAGCCAGAAAATCATTCCGAGGTTATTCCCGGGATAAAGTATTATCAAATCTTTTGATCGGCGGAAAAACAGGCTCCCTGTCAAACCGGGAGCACACGATCAAATACGACTGGTTTACAGGATTTGGACAACAAAAAACAACAAAAGAGACATTGATTGTCGCTACAATAGTGGGGCACGGTAAATATATCGGGACCCGAGCATGCACTCACGCAAAAAACATGCTGAAAACTTATTTCAGCGCCCCCAAAAACCAAAAAAGTTCGCTAACCGCAACTTCAGCTGTTCCGGAATAA
- a CDS encoding ComF family protein, which produces MAKAVATGMGALVFPDICLGCGKYIKNFTDNPLSVCFCPTCLGPALPVFDHPFCPACGRCFESGPDHLCGACLETPMAMDYVRAAFMYKDVIQKALGLFKYQSKLSLARPFERHLFQAFVTHFEMNDFHLILPIPLHTSKAKSRGFNQAYFLVRNFSRLYKDACGRMPPWRIDIVSLARVRATVSQTGLDHKARKKNLTQAFACPKPDRIKGKNILLVDDVLTTGATCNAAAHTLMDAGAAGVSALVLARA; this is translated from the coding sequence ATGGCCAAAGCGGTTGCGACCGGGATGGGGGCACTGGTCTTTCCGGACATATGCCTGGGGTGCGGAAAATATATTAAAAATTTTACGGATAACCCGTTAAGCGTCTGTTTTTGTCCCACGTGCCTGGGACCGGCATTGCCGGTGTTCGATCACCCGTTTTGTCCTGCCTGCGGCCGTTGTTTTGAATCCGGCCCTGACCACCTTTGTGGTGCCTGCCTTGAAACGCCCATGGCAATGGACTACGTTCGAGCAGCTTTCATGTATAAAGATGTGATACAAAAGGCTCTGGGGTTGTTTAAATATCAATCAAAGCTAAGTCTGGCACGGCCTTTTGAACGTCACCTTTTTCAGGCCTTTGTCACCCATTTTGAGATGAATGATTTTCATTTGATTTTACCCATTCCCCTCCATACATCAAAGGCGAAAAGCCGCGGATTCAATCAGGCCTATTTCCTTGTCCGAAATTTTTCCCGCCTGTACAAGGATGCCTGTGGCCGAATGCCGCCATGGCGCATTGACATCGTCAGCCTTGCCCGGGTCCGGGCAACGGTCAGCCAGACCGGCTTAGACCATAAGGCACGCAAGAAGAATCTGACCCAAGCGTTTGCCTGCCCCAAACCTGACCGCATCAAAGGTAAAAATATTCTTTTAGTGGATGACGTGCTTACCACAGGAGCTACCTGCAATGCTGCAGCTCATACGCTAATGGATGCCGGGGCGGCTGGTGTGTCTGCCCTGGTTTTAGCCAGGGCTTGA
- the metG gene encoding methionine--tRNA ligase — protein sequence MTCQYYTTPIYYVNAKPHLGHAYTSIAADVATRFKKMEGADTFFLTGTDEHGDKIVQAAEKENTTPKAYADKISRLFQDVLPLLNVENDHFIRTTDPEHIEVVKSVLSTIYDKGDIYFSSYEGIYCFGCERFYQERELVDGKCPDHGTVPETIKESNYFFKMSKYQEWLIEHIETHPDFIQPEQYRKEILSFLKEPLEDLCISRPKTRLTWGITLPFDEDYVTYVWFDALVNYITALGYPDGEMFKKFWPTTRHFVAKDIIKPHGIYWPIMLKAAGIETYNGLNVHGFWNVQGSKMSKSIGNVTDPVEVTGQFGVDAFRYFLMREMVFGLDANFTEDVIVSRINSDLANDLGNLFSRVLSMNLKYFKGTIQGSAAGFDKALSLKSEADAALDAYTNAMAECQFHKALASVWEMVSTMNKYIVANEPWTLAKDPAHTDKLGTVLYELLEGIRFVAGLIWPVMPETSGKIITALGLELPEKGFFTLDTIQPWGQIVPGTTLSKPQILFPRVDVEKKETAPPAPKPLKPALKEEITIDDFSKIDLRAGTIVSAERIEKSDKLLKLQVNIGAQTRQIVAGIGKSYTPEEVVGKEVIIVANLKPVKLMGELSEGMVLAGSVKKNLVLSGFNGSPKPGCPIK from the coding sequence ATGACTTGTCAATATTACACCACGCCCATTTACTATGTGAACGCCAAGCCCCACCTCGGCCATGCCTATACCTCCATTGCAGCAGATGTTGCCACCCGTTTTAAAAAGATGGAAGGTGCTGACACCTTTTTCTTAACAGGAACGGATGAACACGGCGATAAAATCGTTCAGGCGGCTGAAAAGGAAAATACCACGCCCAAGGCTTACGCAGATAAAATCAGCAGACTCTTCCAGGATGTTCTACCCCTGCTCAACGTAGAAAACGACCACTTTATCCGGACAACCGACCCTGAGCATATTGAGGTGGTAAAATCGGTTCTGTCCACGATTTACGACAAAGGAGACATCTACTTCTCAAGTTATGAGGGCATCTACTGTTTCGGATGTGAACGATTCTATCAGGAGCGCGAGCTCGTGGACGGCAAGTGCCCGGACCACGGCACTGTGCCCGAAACCATCAAAGAATCAAACTATTTCTTTAAAATGAGCAAGTATCAGGAATGGCTCATTGAGCATATCGAAACCCACCCGGACTTTATCCAGCCCGAGCAGTACAGAAAGGAGATTCTGTCATTTCTTAAGGAGCCTTTGGAAGATTTGTGCATCTCACGGCCCAAAACCCGGCTGACCTGGGGTATCACCCTGCCCTTTGATGAAGATTATGTCACCTATGTATGGTTTGACGCCCTGGTCAACTACATCACGGCCCTTGGATACCCGGACGGGGAAATGTTTAAAAAATTCTGGCCCACCACCCGGCATTTTGTGGCCAAAGACATTATCAAACCCCACGGAATTTACTGGCCCATCATGCTCAAGGCAGCCGGTATTGAGACATACAACGGACTGAACGTCCATGGATTCTGGAATGTTCAGGGGTCTAAAATGTCGAAAAGCATAGGCAATGTCACCGACCCTGTGGAAGTCACAGGCCAATTCGGTGTGGATGCATTCAGGTATTTTCTAATGCGGGAGATGGTATTTGGCCTGGACGCCAATTTCACCGAAGATGTTATTGTGTCAAGGATCAACTCAGACCTTGCCAATGACTTGGGCAACCTGTTCTCCCGGGTGTTGTCCATGAACCTCAAGTATTTCAAGGGAACCATCCAGGGATCGGCTGCGGGTTTCGACAAAGCCTTAAGCCTTAAATCTGAGGCAGACGCTGCATTGGACGCGTACACAAACGCCATGGCAGAGTGCCAGTTTCACAAGGCCCTTGCAAGTGTGTGGGAAATGGTGTCGACCATGAATAAATACATTGTAGCCAACGAGCCTTGGACCTTGGCCAAAGATCCGGCGCACACAGATAAGCTTGGTACGGTGTTGTACGAACTACTGGAAGGAATTCGCTTTGTGGCAGGCCTGATCTGGCCGGTTATGCCGGAGACCAGCGGTAAAATTATAACAGCCCTTGGTCTCGAACTACCAGAGAAAGGTTTTTTCACCCTTGATACCATCCAGCCCTGGGGACAGATAGTACCCGGCACCACGCTGTCAAAACCCCAGATTCTTTTTCCCCGGGTTGACGTTGAAAAAAAAGAGACAGCGCCCCCTGCTCCCAAACCACTGAAACCGGCATTAAAAGAAGAAATTACCATTGATGATTTTTCCAAAATAGATTTAAGAGCCGGTACAATCGTATCTGCCGAGCGGATTGAAAAATCAGACAAACTGCTCAAACTTCAAGTAAACATAGGCGCCCAGACCCGACAAATCGTGGCAGGTATCGGCAAATCCTATACCCCCGAAGAGGTGGTGGGCAAAGAGGTCATTATCGTAGCCAATCTGAAACCTGTAAAACTTATGGGAGAGTTATCCGAAGGCATGGTGCTTGCGGGGAGTGTAAAGAAAAACCTTGTTCTTTCCGGATTTAACGGCAGCCCCAAGCCCGGTTGTCCAATTAAATAA
- a CDS encoding SIS domain-containing protein — MKRQGNLSTQLLDYFKQVAKINVDMGKPLPSVKENTLVLFPDTGCTLNCGICALVAFKGPVCENDLASLSNGIKTLSKNRLGPVSKGKSSMVSQDYLGGKKFLSTLFNHAQNLKQETIFASLFYNREKTRKLSGIIQEIKKFLTDEIRDFKTVTAGLSTPEVEIASDYIDQLKDIHWCLTKEIIDNIEAIKILAPGIEKQNNPDGIALFKRINAVLNSLDRLEVRGRDSAGISVLCTLDEKQFSKYTSVLETKGLTQDLENRSNRQILANNTISINTVCNPGALNRITICFVYKFAAEIGALGDNIAFIRNQIKSDLLLQTLAEFATLASSVSAHTRWASIGDITEANCHPLDNTPTDANVSQSGIIHVCLNGDIDNYLELKTEYEARYDKIHPQITTDTKLIPLQIEHHLKMGAPIEEAFRLAVNEFEGSHAISMHTDLAPGKLFLAQKGSGQAIFVGLAPDHYIAASELYGVVEETRHYIKLNGEEKGQIVILDQESAGGIEGVRSFYYDNQPISLTREDVLESQITSRDIDRQGHNHYFLKEISEAPLSVEKTLENKFKQNPGSGLFNVNLNRTIIPPGLEEDLRSGKIKNIYFIGQGTAGIAAQGCADLLTHYLGGKTINIRAQKASELSGFNIGCEGENSRAMENTLVVAISQSGTTTDTNRTVDMVRAHGAKSLAIVNRRDSDLTFKVDGVLYTSSGRDIEMSVASTKAFYSQITAGAVLGLHLSALLNARSEEYISDQIYALMELPEKMKTVLDMRDEIKACADTLAISKNYWATVGSGANKTSADEIRIKLSELCYKTISSDFVEDKKHIDLSSEPLIIVCAAGTRESVLGDIIKDTAIFHAHKACPIVITTQGEDRFDLYAKAVFKIPEIQEHFAPVLNTLVGHIWGYYAALAINDKSKFLYEARLKIEEIIGEFRGLGHDDYEVLLENKFTETVAEFYNQFSLKRRQGKFPSAIGLNTVSNITLLLKYLSGRLPVSDFEMDFGVKGTPSNMLSTFFTTMNQAINIMARPVDAIKHQAKTVTVGTSRISERFEGIVFDALAEHDIQIPLITNTNVLVLKNLQEIISEVKGALLYRITGLSLLGKVTPETRIDVVSKTGILASEFSRVETDHRLKGTKNIIVREGNVYIGKGRKDNRSILVIPVLSSSPTSPNIIEYILSLNIAFKSTEEVTLLKKIKALGGKYTRLKDWILESKNVAWDDKYLNLVDIETLFGATAEQAVEAIVEKLD; from the coding sequence ATGAAACGGCAAGGCAATCTTTCAACACAACTTTTGGATTATTTTAAGCAGGTTGCAAAAATCAACGTGGATATGGGAAAACCGTTGCCATCGGTGAAGGAGAACACCTTGGTCTTATTCCCCGACACAGGCTGTACCCTGAACTGCGGAATTTGTGCCCTAGTCGCCTTTAAAGGCCCTGTCTGTGAAAATGATCTGGCGTCTTTGTCCAATGGAATTAAAACCCTTTCAAAAAATCGGCTGGGCCCGGTTTCAAAAGGCAAAAGCTCAATGGTCTCACAAGACTACCTGGGGGGCAAAAAATTTTTATCCACCCTGTTTAATCATGCCCAGAACCTTAAGCAGGAAACGATTTTTGCATCTTTGTTTTATAATCGTGAAAAAACACGAAAACTATCCGGAATTATCCAGGAAATTAAAAAATTTCTTACGGATGAAATCCGGGATTTCAAAACGGTCACAGCCGGTTTATCCACGCCCGAGGTTGAAATTGCCTCCGACTATATTGACCAACTCAAGGATATCCACTGGTGCCTGACAAAAGAAATTATTGACAATATTGAAGCCATTAAAATTCTGGCCCCGGGCATAGAAAAGCAAAATAACCCTGATGGGATAGCGCTTTTCAAAAGAATCAATGCCGTGCTCAACAGCCTGGATCGCCTTGAGGTGAGAGGAAGGGATTCTGCAGGCATTTCCGTGCTGTGCACCCTGGATGAAAAACAATTTTCAAAATACACAAGCGTTTTGGAAACAAAAGGCCTCACTCAGGACTTGGAAAATAGAAGCAACCGACAAATCCTGGCAAACAACACCATCTCAATCAATACGGTCTGCAACCCCGGTGCTTTGAATCGTATTACCATATGTTTTGTATACAAATTTGCCGCAGAGATAGGCGCCCTTGGCGACAACATCGCCTTTATTAGAAATCAGATCAAAAGTGACCTTCTGCTCCAGACACTTGCCGAATTTGCCACCCTGGCGTCATCGGTGTCGGCCCATACAAGGTGGGCATCAATAGGTGACATCACCGAGGCCAATTGCCATCCGCTGGACAATACCCCCACAGATGCTAATGTATCCCAGAGCGGTATCATCCATGTTTGCCTAAACGGAGATATTGACAACTATCTGGAACTGAAAACGGAATACGAGGCCCGGTACGACAAGATTCACCCCCAAATCACCACAGACACCAAATTGATTCCGTTGCAGATTGAGCACCACCTGAAAATGGGCGCCCCCATTGAAGAAGCGTTCCGTCTGGCGGTCAATGAATTTGAGGGTTCCCATGCCATATCCATGCACACGGACCTTGCCCCGGGCAAATTATTTTTGGCCCAGAAAGGCAGTGGCCAGGCCATTTTTGTAGGGCTTGCCCCGGACCATTACATTGCGGCATCAGAATTATACGGAGTGGTGGAAGAGACCCGTCACTACATCAAACTCAACGGCGAAGAAAAGGGACAGATCGTAATTCTGGATCAGGAGAGTGCCGGCGGTATTGAAGGGGTGCGTTCCTTTTACTATGATAACCAGCCCATTTCCCTCACCCGGGAAGATGTCCTTGAAAGCCAGATCACATCCAGGGACATTGACCGCCAGGGCCATAACCACTATTTTCTCAAAGAGATCTCCGAAGCCCCACTATCCGTTGAAAAAACACTTGAAAACAAATTCAAACAGAATCCGGGCTCAGGACTTTTCAATGTCAATCTGAACAGAACCATTATTCCGCCGGGTCTGGAAGAAGATTTGAGATCCGGAAAAATAAAAAATATATATTTCATCGGCCAGGGCACAGCCGGCATAGCCGCCCAGGGATGTGCGGATCTTCTCACCCATTACCTGGGGGGAAAAACCATAAACATTCGTGCCCAGAAAGCCTCTGAGCTTTCCGGATTCAACATCGGCTGTGAAGGTGAAAATTCCAGAGCCATGGAAAACACGCTGGTCGTGGCCATCAGCCAGTCCGGCACCACCACGGATACCAACCGGACTGTGGACATGGTCCGGGCCCACGGCGCCAAGAGCCTTGCCATTGTCAACCGCAGGGATTCGGATTTAACCTTCAAAGTGGACGGGGTATTGTACACGAGTTCCGGCAGGGACATAGAGATGTCTGTGGCCTCCACCAAGGCTTTTTATTCCCAGATCACGGCCGGGGCCGTGCTCGGCCTGCACCTGTCTGCTTTACTCAATGCCAGAAGTGAAGAATATATCAGCGATCAGATCTATGCCTTGATGGAATTGCCGGAAAAAATGAAAACAGTGCTTGATATGCGTGATGAAATCAAGGCATGTGCCGATACACTAGCCATATCCAAAAATTACTGGGCTACGGTGGGTTCCGGTGCCAACAAAACATCTGCAGATGAAATCAGAATCAAACTGTCGGAACTGTGCTACAAAACCATCTCCTCGGATTTTGTTGAAGACAAAAAACATATTGACCTGTCAAGCGAGCCATTGATTATTGTCTGTGCAGCCGGAACCAGGGAGAGCGTACTTGGGGACATCATTAAGGACACAGCCATTTTCCATGCGCACAAGGCCTGCCCCATTGTAATCACCACCCAGGGAGAAGACCGGTTTGATTTATATGCCAAGGCCGTTTTTAAAATCCCCGAAATCCAGGAACATTTTGCCCCGGTTCTCAACACCCTGGTCGGCCATATCTGGGGATACTATGCTGCCCTTGCCATCAATGACAAATCAAAATTTCTCTATGAGGCCAGACTAAAAATAGAAGAGATTATTGGAGAATTCAGAGGGTTGGGCCACGATGATTACGAAGTTCTTTTAGAGAACAAATTCACTGAAACCGTGGCGGAATTTTATAATCAATTTTCCCTGAAAAGGCGCCAGGGGAAATTTCCCAGTGCCATAGGCTTAAATACGGTTTCCAACATCACCCTACTGCTCAAATACCTGTCCGGCAGGCTGCCGGTATCGGATTTTGAAATGGACTTTGGCGTCAAAGGCACCCCGTCCAATATGCTGTCCACCTTTTTTACCACCATGAATCAGGCCATTAATATCATGGCCCGGCCCGTGGATGCCATAAAGCACCAGGCCAAAACGGTGACCGTGGGTACCAGCCGGATCAGTGAACGCTTTGAAGGCATTGTATTTGATGCCTTGGCTGAACATGACATCCAGATTCCATTGATTACCAACACCAATGTACTGGTCCTTAAAAATTTGCAGGAAATCATTTCTGAAGTTAAGGGGGCACTGCTTTACCGCATCACCGGTTTAAGCCTTTTGGGAAAGGTTACACCCGAGACCCGCATTGATGTGGTTTCCAAAACAGGTATTCTGGCCAGTGAATTCTCAAGGGTGGAAACAGATCATCGTCTCAAGGGAACTAAAAATATTATTGTCAGGGAGGGTAACGTATATATCGGCAAGGGCCGGAAGGACAACAGAAGCATTCTTGTAATACCGGTACTCTCCTCCTCGCCGACATCGCCCAACATCATTGAATATATTTTATCTCTTAACATCGCCTTTAAATCCACAGAGGAGGTTACCCTGCTGAAAAAAATCAAGGCCTTAGGTGGAAAATATACCCGCCTCAAGGATTGGATTCTTGAAAGTAAAAATGTGGCATGGGATGACAAATACCTCAACCTTGTGGACATTGAGACGCTGTTCGGGGCCACGGCTGAGCAGGCTGTTGAGGCGATTGTTGAAAAACTTGACTGA
- the ricT gene encoding regulatory iron-sulfur-containing complex subunit RicT, whose translation MVNVTGVKFKTAGKIYDFNSNALVVSIGDRVIVETEQGLGFGIVAVPSQEKDKDEKSLKNIVRLATQEDFTWRKELESLELRAHEYCVQCIKDLSLLMNLFSVESTFDRNKLTFFYTADGRIDFRELIKLLVKEFSIRIEMRQVGIRNLSKHVGGVGKCGRELCCSSFMHTFDPVSIKMAKEQGLSLNPTKISGVCGRLMCCLTFEDKTYRYYKKKMPKLGKIITVEDVQGKVVRQNVLRQSVTVRLDDRTEKEIFLSQLKKENT comes from the coding sequence ATGGTAAACGTTACCGGCGTTAAGTTTAAAACCGCAGGTAAAATATACGATTTCAACAGTAACGCTTTGGTCGTAAGCATAGGAGACCGGGTAATTGTTGAAACCGAACAGGGATTAGGATTTGGCATCGTTGCCGTCCCTTCCCAGGAAAAGGACAAAGACGAAAAGTCCTTAAAAAATATTGTCAGACTGGCAACCCAGGAGGATTTCACTTGGCGCAAGGAACTTGAATCTCTGGAACTTCGGGCCCATGAATACTGCGTTCAATGTATAAAAGACTTGTCGCTTTTAATGAATCTGTTCAGTGTCGAAAGTACCTTTGACAGAAACAAGCTGACATTTTTTTATACAGCGGACGGTAGAATTGATTTTAGGGAACTGATCAAACTTCTGGTCAAGGAATTTTCCATCCGCATCGAAATGCGCCAGGTTGGTATTCGAAATCTGTCCAAGCACGTGGGTGGTGTGGGAAAATGCGGCCGTGAATTGTGCTGTTCATCTTTTATGCATACCTTTGATCCTGTGTCCATAAAAATGGCAAAGGAGCAGGGACTGAGTTTAAACCCCACAAAAATTTCAGGGGTATGCGGCCGGTTGATGTGCTGCTTGACCTTTGAAGATAAAACTTACCGCTACTATAAGAAAAAAATGCCGAAACTTGGCAAAATCATTACGGTTGAAGATGTTCAAGGCAAAGTCGTCCGCCAGAATGTTCTCAGGCAAAGCGTCACTGTCAGACTTGATGACCGCACGGAAAAGGAAATATTTCTGTCACAACTGAAAAAAGAAAACACTTAG